A stretch of Aspergillus nidulans FGSC A4 chromosome VI DNA encodes these proteins:
- a CDS encoding SDR family NAD(P)-dependent oxidoreductase (transcript_id=CADANIAT00009358), which translates to MTQAPWSLARKTAIVTGGSRGIGRAIAIHLTCKGLSKLAITYISNLAAAESTLDECRKNGLGMGIAIKADLLDPNIGHGLVQQALAGLETPTIDILVNNAAYLDPSEAASVEELTLPVFQKVMQANAFAPISIISATMPHLPVSGGRVINISSAAAKLANPGPVMTYGASKAALDSFTRSLAAEFATDKAATFNTVCVGPTVTDGFHVVGKLYPEGFMEELAKAFTAAQRVGMPQDIAFIVGFLAGEEARWVNGACMSANGGFREVLPALS; encoded by the coding sequence ATGACACAAGCTCCATGGTCTCTGGCACGCAAAACCGCTATTGTTACCGGCGGATCGCGAGGCATCGGCCGAGCTATCGCAATCCATCTAACGTGCAAGGGGCTCAGCAAGCTGGCGATCACATACATCAGCAACCTCGCAGCAGCGGAATCAACGCTAGACGAATGCCGAAAAAACGGACTTGGGATGGGTATCGCGATTAAAGCCGACCTCCTTGATCCAAACATTGGCCATGGTCTCGTTCAGCAAGCGTTAGCTGGCCTCGAAACACCAACCATCGACATTCTTGTCAACAACGCCGCCTATCTCGATCCAAGCGAGGCGGCTTCTGTTGAAGAACTAACGCTCCCCGTCTTCCAGAAGGTGATGCAGGCGAACGCTTTCGCGCCAATTTCTATAATTAGCGCCACAATGCCCCATCTGCCTGTCTCCGGTGGGCGCGTTATCAATATTTCCAGCGCGGCAGCTAAGTTGGCGAACCCAGGTCCTGTTATGACTTACGGCGCAAGTAAAGCCGCGTTGGATAGCTTTACTCGCTCTCTAGCTGCCGAATTCGCTACGGACAAGGCGGCCACATTTAATACGGTTTGTGTTGGTCCGACTGTTACAGATGGGTTTCATGTCGTTGGGAAGTTGTACCCTGAGGGTTttatggaggagctggcgaaggcGTTCACTGCGGCACAGAGAGTTGGCATGCCCCAAGATATTGCGTTCATTGTTGGGTTCCTTGCGGGGGAGGAGGCAAGATGGGTGAATGGGGCGTGTATGAGCGCTAATGGGGGGTTTCGCGAggttcttccagctctaaGTTAG